The Zestosphaera sp. genome includes a window with the following:
- a CDS encoding acetamidase/formamidase family protein — MGAEREIYNDVQTNGIIGPHTKMIGPVADGGQIIFITAPGCWGPMITPNLRGGHEVNIPVAVEGARVGDALVLRVASIEVLSKATASGIDSPRSGTYVGDPYVMKKCPSCNEPWPEYYVDGLGDNAVKCRKCGAPASPFTMSNGYTMLFDLSLGVGITVNKRLAEEIARNAADWSALPKNSKQVPVLVLGKSDIVGLATRIQPFLGQLGSVPAVDIPDSHNAGDFGWFLVNAPHPYSITKEDYETKLTDGHLDVDSVRKGAVLITPVKVDGGGVYAGDAHAMQGDGEVAGHTTDVAARSVVEVSVIKNLKLSGPVLLPPEDDLPPLAKPWRRDEWENVLSLAKKLKIDVEPVAPLQVIGSGPTINEAVVRGFERASNLLGMSIEEVRNRVTVSGAVEVGRLPGIVQISLQVPLRILERLRMDRIAISQYRLPY; from the coding sequence ATGGGTGCCGAGAGGGAGATTTACAACGATGTTCAAACAAACGGGATTATAGGACCGCACACCAAAATGATAGGACCCGTTGCTGACGGGGGGCAAATAATTTTCATCACCGCTCCAGGCTGTTGGGGGCCGATGATAACACCGAACCTCAGAGGGGGACACGAGGTAAACATTCCAGTGGCGGTTGAGGGTGCTAGGGTTGGTGACGCATTAGTACTCCGGGTTGCGAGTATAGAGGTTCTTTCTAAGGCGACGGCGTCAGGCATTGACAGTCCTAGGTCAGGGACTTACGTCGGGGATCCCTACGTGATGAAGAAGTGTCCATCGTGTAATGAGCCGTGGCCTGAATACTACGTTGACGGCTTAGGAGACAACGCTGTTAAATGTAGAAAGTGCGGAGCACCTGCATCGCCGTTCACCATGTCCAACGGATATACCATGCTCTTCGACTTAAGCCTTGGTGTGGGAATCACTGTCAACAAGAGGCTTGCAGAGGAGATAGCCAGGAACGCTGCTGACTGGAGCGCCCTTCCTAAGAACTCCAAACAGGTTCCGGTGTTGGTCTTGGGTAAGAGCGATATTGTGGGTTTAGCGACTAGAATACAGCCGTTTCTAGGTCAGCTAGGTAGCGTACCCGCTGTAGATATCCCTGATTCACATAACGCCGGTGACTTCGGCTGGTTTCTTGTGAATGCGCCGCACCCGTACTCAATAACTAAGGAGGATTATGAGACCAAACTGACTGACGGGCATTTAGACGTGGACTCGGTCAGGAAGGGAGCTGTCCTAATAACCCCTGTTAAAGTTGACGGTGGAGGGGTTTACGCGGGTGATGCTCATGCTATGCAGGGGGACGGTGAGGTAGCAGGCCACACAACAGACGTTGCTGCAAGAAGCGTGGTTGAGGTCTCTGTGATTAAAAATCTAAAGCTTAGCGGGCCTGTGCTCCTGCCTCCAGAGGATGACCTGCCGCCGCTGGCCAAGCCGTGGCGGAGGGATGAGTGGGAGAATGTTTTAAGTTTAGCCAAGAAACTAAAGATAGACGTAGAACCAGTAGCACCTCTTCAGGTAATAGGTTCCGGTCCAACGATAAATGAGGCAGTCGTAAGAGGTTTCGAAAGAGCCTCTAACCTTCTCGGAATGAGTATTGAGGAGGTAAGGAACAGGGTTACGGTCAGCGGTGCTGTGGAGGTGGGCAGACTACCTGGAATAGTGCAGATATCTCTACAGGTCCCTCTGAGGATTTTAGAGAGATTGCGAATGGATAGAATAGCTATAAGTCAATACAGGTTACCCTATTAA
- a CDS encoding xanthine dehydrogenase family protein molybdopterin-binding subunit, translated as MGFSVEDPHKLLSKWLETKEFLVVGKNVARVDALNKALGRVKYTEDYLTSEVLFVKQVLSSEPHALIKRIDSSEALRAPGVCRVITSSDIPGVNQVGYALPDQPLLAERKVRYVGEVIALVVASDHERALSAVKEVRVDYEPLPYVLDPLESMRNNVLIHENTGSNIAFKTRVVRGDVNDGFSKSDVVVENEYRTHHQDHAYLETEAALAIPDLEGRITIVGSIQYPHLARDISAKVLGVPSSHVKVVVPYVGGGFGGKDDEGPLVAAKAALAAYLTRKPAFLLYSREESICIHPKREATIIRYKSGADRNGKLQAIDVTIVHDTGAYANRSPFILWRATMHASGPYEVLNAKIDGYAVYTNKVYEGSFRAFGNASIQFAVERQMDLLAEKLGMDPVEFRLINILEPGKQTITGQLLDHSVGVGEAVRRVAEVAGWKGKREEYRKFNERSDRFKRGIGIGVAWHGISTSRGVPDWSNAYIKVEKDGSVTLYTGITEIGQGSPTSSHVQMVCEVLGIHSDYVKVVFGSTDAPDSGATHASRGTSIGGIGVLVASARLRERLTSLAASILGVSPEEIILKDEKAQVKGDPAKYISWRDLIKEALSRGVELSATGYFFLPKGRFDDAAGQGVAYPAYSYIAVVSEVEVDTWTGKVKVLKVWPALAAGRIINPQQVEGQVEGAVVQGMGYVLMEQLVFDSRGRVINADLTDYVIPSIKDVPEVAKPIYVEDIFKYGPFGAKGVGEMALIPMPASLSNAMANALNANITRLPLTPENILKVLGRLE; from the coding sequence ATGGGATTTTCGGTCGAGGATCCACACAAACTGTTAAGTAAATGGCTTGAAACTAAGGAGTTCCTAGTTGTAGGTAAGAACGTTGCCAGAGTGGACGCCTTGAACAAAGCGTTGGGGAGGGTTAAATACACTGAGGACTATCTAACTAGTGAGGTCCTTTTTGTAAAGCAAGTTCTCAGCTCAGAGCCGCACGCGTTGATTAAACGCATAGACTCTTCTGAAGCTCTTAGAGCTCCGGGCGTTTGCCGAGTGATTACATCCAGCGATATCCCCGGAGTTAATCAAGTCGGGTATGCGTTGCCTGATCAGCCGCTACTTGCTGAGAGGAAGGTTAGGTATGTCGGTGAGGTGATAGCGTTGGTGGTTGCATCAGATCATGAGAGAGCGCTTAGTGCTGTGAAGGAGGTTAGAGTTGATTATGAGCCGTTGCCGTATGTACTCGATCCCCTAGAATCCATGAGGAACAATGTGTTGATACACGAAAATACGGGATCGAACATAGCCTTCAAAACTAGGGTAGTAAGAGGTGATGTGAACGACGGTTTCAGCAAATCCGATGTAGTGGTTGAGAATGAATACAGAACTCACCATCAGGATCACGCTTATTTAGAGACTGAGGCAGCTCTGGCGATTCCGGATCTCGAGGGTAGGATAACGATAGTGGGTAGCATACAATACCCGCACCTAGCGAGAGATATATCCGCTAAAGTGCTTGGCGTGCCATCAAGTCACGTTAAGGTGGTAGTTCCCTACGTAGGTGGGGGTTTTGGAGGTAAGGATGATGAAGGGCCTCTAGTGGCTGCTAAAGCGGCGTTGGCGGCGTACCTAACCAGAAAACCTGCCTTCCTACTGTACAGCAGGGAAGAATCAATATGCATACATCCAAAGAGGGAAGCGACCATTATAAGGTATAAGAGCGGTGCCGATAGGAACGGTAAGCTTCAAGCTATTGATGTCACAATAGTTCATGATACGGGTGCCTATGCTAATAGATCGCCTTTCATATTGTGGAGGGCCACTATGCATGCGTCAGGACCTTACGAAGTCCTCAACGCTAAGATAGATGGTTATGCGGTGTACACTAATAAAGTGTATGAGGGATCGTTTAGAGCCTTTGGAAACGCTTCAATACAGTTCGCTGTTGAGAGGCAGATGGATCTGCTGGCGGAGAAGCTAGGTATGGATCCTGTTGAGTTCAGGTTAATTAACATTCTGGAACCTGGTAAGCAAACCATTACAGGACAGTTACTGGATCACTCCGTAGGTGTAGGTGAGGCGGTTAGAAGGGTGGCGGAGGTAGCAGGGTGGAAGGGAAAGCGCGAAGAGTATAGGAAGTTCAACGAACGTAGTGACAGGTTCAAGAGGGGTATTGGGATAGGTGTTGCTTGGCATGGAATAAGCACTTCAAGAGGGGTTCCCGACTGGTCTAACGCCTACATAAAAGTTGAGAAGGACGGCTCAGTAACTCTATATACGGGCATCACGGAGATAGGGCAGGGGTCGCCTACATCATCACATGTTCAGATGGTGTGTGAGGTTCTTGGCATCCACTCAGACTACGTCAAGGTAGTTTTCGGTAGCACTGACGCGCCTGACTCTGGCGCAACCCACGCATCGAGGGGTACTAGCATAGGCGGCATAGGCGTTTTAGTGGCGTCTGCGAGGTTAAGGGAGAGATTGACCTCCCTCGCAGCCTCAATCCTAGGTGTAAGTCCTGAGGAAATCATACTTAAGGATGAGAAGGCCCAAGTCAAAGGAGATCCCGCCAAATATATCTCCTGGAGGGATTTAATCAAGGAGGCGCTCTCCAGGGGGGTTGAGTTAAGCGCTACCGGGTACTTCTTCCTGCCTAAAGGGAGGTTTGACGACGCTGCAGGGCAGGGAGTCGCCTACCCAGCCTACAGCTACATAGCGGTCGTAAGTGAGGTCGAGGTCGATACCTGGACCGGTAAGGTGAAAGTGCTTAAGGTGTGGCCAGCTCTAGCGGCCGGAAGGATAATAAACCCGCAACAGGTTGAGGGGCAGGTCGAGGGTGCAGTCGTTCAAGGAATGGGTTACGTCCTCATGGAGCAGTTAGTGTTCGATAGTAGGGGAAGGGTGATCAACGCGGACTTAACGGACTACGTAATACCGTCGATTAAAGACGTGCCTGAAGTAGCTAAGCCGATTTACGTGGAAGACATATTTAAGTACGGCCCCTTCGGAGCTAAGGGCGTCGGTGAAATGGCATTGATACCAATGCCTGCCTCGCTATCCAACGCTATGGCGAATGCGCTGAATGCCAACATAACTAGGTTGCCTTTGACGCCTGAAAACATTCTTAAAGTACTGGGTAGGCTGGAGTAG
- a CDS encoding ATP-binding cassette domain-containing protein, which translates to MLELRNVDVSVGKRKLLSNINLTVGLKELHVVIGPNGSGKTSLLNAVMGLKPYEVVKGQVFFMNSDVTQEPPYVKARKGIILAYQLPPAIKGVMTERFVEELIRRFNADRRYVEVLSEVLEVKNLFSRYLFDKMSGGERKRLETFLTLLTNPKVAMLDEPDSGVDIESLNNMSEALKIALNRGSSIILVTHSLHMLRLLREQISAVHMLYGGTMMYSGIYDEVVPLIERHGFSGALTQLIAR; encoded by the coding sequence ATGCTCGAGCTGAGGAACGTTGATGTGTCGGTTGGCAAGCGCAAACTCTTGTCAAACATCAACTTGACCGTAGGTCTGAAGGAACTGCATGTGGTCATAGGACCTAATGGTTCTGGAAAGACCTCACTCTTAAATGCTGTGATGGGCCTTAAACCATATGAAGTTGTTAAGGGGCAGGTATTTTTCATGAACTCAGATGTAACTCAAGAACCTCCATATGTGAAGGCTAGGAAGGGCATCATACTGGCTTACCAGTTACCTCCTGCCATTAAAGGCGTGATGACTGAGAGGTTTGTGGAGGAGCTGATCAGGAGGTTCAATGCTGACAGGAGGTATGTAGAGGTGCTTTCCGAGGTTCTGGAGGTCAAGAATCTCTTCAGTAGGTACTTGTTTGATAAAATGAGTGGCGGCGAGAGGAAGAGGCTAGAAACATTTCTAACCTTGTTAACAAACCCTAAAGTGGCTATGTTGGACGAGCCCGACAGCGGCGTGGATATAGAGAGTCTTAACAACATGTCAGAGGCTCTGAAGATCGCCCTAAATAGGGGATCCTCGATAATACTAGTTACACATTCACTCCACATGCTCAGACTGCTGAGAGAGCAGATTAGCGCCGTGCACATGCTGTATGGAGGCACCATGATGTATTCAGGCATCTACGACGAGGTAGTACCCCTCATAGAGAGGCATGGGTTCTCCGGGGCTTTGACGCAATTAATCGCTAGGTGA
- a CDS encoding (2Fe-2S)-binding protein translates to MLVKFRLNGEEVEVEARPNEILLDTLRLKLNVRSVKRGCEKGECGACTILLNGDPVTSCLILTPQVEGSEILTVEGLEEDQEFKKLVDSFVSEGAVQCGYCTPGFLLTAYAALSKGKIRSVDDAKKYLEGNLCRCTGYNKIIKAVVKAVS, encoded by the coding sequence GTGTTGGTCAAGTTTAGGCTTAATGGAGAGGAGGTCGAAGTCGAGGCAAGACCTAACGAGATACTTCTTGACACCTTGAGACTTAAGCTGAACGTGAGGAGTGTCAAAAGAGGATGTGAGAAAGGTGAGTGCGGAGCGTGCACAATCCTGTTGAATGGAGACCCAGTAACTTCATGCCTTATACTAACGCCTCAGGTTGAGGGATCTGAGATCCTTACCGTAGAGGGTCTTGAAGAGGATCAGGAGTTCAAGAAACTTGTCGACAGTTTCGTCAGTGAGGGCGCCGTCCAGTGCGGGTACTGCACACCAGGATTCCTGCTTACCGCCTACGCGGCCTTATCTAAAGGGAAGATAAGATCGGTGGACGACGCCAAGAAGTACTTAGAAGGTAACCTATGCAGGTGTACAGGGTACAACAAGATAATTAAAGCGGTTGTTAAAGCAGTATCCTAA
- a CDS encoding xanthine dehydrogenase family protein subunit M encodes MFYSIPEVEYIRVSNLDEALQLLSQYGPEAKILAGGTDLLVDLKVGRCRPKVILDMSGVKDLRYIIDDGDKIRIGALTKVQEVVESPVVKAKAPLLTEALSELGSWQVRCMATVGGNLCNASPAADSAPPLLVHEAKAKLTSKQKTRTIKIEELITGPRKTALQSSELLCEVEVPYDEELTRAYSYIKLGRRNAFTLSVVSVAVAVKVVNERFKDVRVALNSVAPTPVRARSVESFLVGNAVRRERVEEASELVLKDIMPISDVRASAEYRRHVSKVLVRDALIRALRRSGWVGGG; translated from the coding sequence ATGTTCTACAGCATTCCTGAGGTGGAGTATATACGGGTTTCAAACCTAGATGAAGCGTTACAGTTGCTCAGTCAATACGGGCCGGAGGCTAAGATCCTGGCAGGAGGTACCGACCTCCTAGTCGATTTAAAGGTCGGTAGGTGTAGACCAAAAGTAATTCTAGATATGTCCGGTGTTAAGGATCTTCGTTACATAATCGATGATGGGGATAAGATCCGCATAGGAGCTCTGACTAAGGTGCAGGAAGTCGTGGAGTCGCCCGTGGTTAAGGCTAAGGCGCCCCTCCTCACCGAAGCTCTCTCCGAGTTAGGTTCCTGGCAGGTTAGGTGTATGGCTACTGTGGGCGGTAACCTGTGCAACGCATCCCCAGCAGCAGACTCAGCACCCCCACTACTAGTACACGAAGCAAAAGCAAAACTAACAAGCAAACAAAAAACAAGAACAATAAAAATAGAAGAACTAATCACAGGACCTAGGAAGACGGCTCTTCAGAGTTCTGAGTTATTGTGTGAGGTGGAGGTACCTTACGATGAGGAATTAACCAGAGCATATTCCTACATCAAGCTGGGTAGAAGAAATGCCTTCACGCTGTCAGTGGTCTCCGTGGCTGTAGCCGTTAAGGTTGTTAACGAGAGATTCAAGGATGTTAGGGTGGCACTCAATTCGGTAGCGCCAACTCCAGTGAGAGCGAGAAGCGTTGAGTCCTTCTTAGTTGGGAATGCAGTAAGGAGAGAGAGGGTGGAGGAAGCATCAGAACTGGTTCTGAAGGATATTATGCCGATAAGCGATGTTAGAGCCTCTGCAGAGTATAGGAGGCACGTGTCCAAGGTCTTGGTTAGGGACGCTCTAATCAGAGCCCTTAGGAGATCGGGTTGGGTCGGAGGTGGTTAG